The Alkalinema sp. FACHB-956 genome segment CTGATTATGGCTGTGATGGGGCTTTGGCTGATGGGGGTTGTCACGCTGCCTTTACCCGCAATGAATATAAGTCTGCCCCATGCGGGGCCCTATGGGGTAGGTTTGACCTTTGCTTTAGTGAGTTCTCCCTGCGCTAGTCCAGTCTTATTTGCAGTGCTCGCTGCTGCGGCTGCAACGGGTTCTCAGATTTTAGGAACGTTGACCATGGTAAGTTATGCCCTGGGTTACACCATGCTGATTTTCCTGGCAAGTCTGTTTACCGGGCTGGCAAAACAAAGTAATCAGTTACTCAAGCATTCCGAGGCCATTATTCGCTTTGGCAGTGTGGCGTTGATGATGACAGGAGCCTATTACCTGTTCACGGGCACTCGCTGGTTTATGGGAGGTTAGAGGATCGCTGAACACGACCCTCTTGCGGCTTTATCTGCGGCATCGTTTCCCATTCCATCCATTGACTTGCTATCCATTCACTCAATTCTTTCACGAGAAGTCATTATGTCAGAAGCTTTGTCAACCAGCACAATTTTGGGTAAAGGACTCAACGACCTGACCCAATTGCAACAGGTATCCGAAAATCCGATTTTGGTGAAATTTGTGGCTCCCCATTGTCCTTCTTGCGAAACCTTAGCCCCAGTGTTAGAAAAGCTTGTTACTGATTATGCTGGCAAGCTGCATTTGGTCACGATTGATATGACAGAGGATCCTGAATTTGCCATGGAATTGGGTGTACGGAGTGCACCTACAGTGGTGGTCTTTAAACAATCCATCGTAGTTGAACGAATTGTAGGGTTAAAGCCGAAAAAGGTCTACGCAGATGCCGTTCAGAAGATGTTATCTGCTTGAGATTGGTTGGCAATCACAGTCCAATCTTGGGTTCACAGCTTAGCAGCAGAAGGAAATCTACATGACTACCACAGTATTTTTACGGTTTGCGCTTGCAGCAAATGCTCTTTTTTCCCTGAGTTGTGCTGCACTCATATTTTTATGTCCGTCGTGGGTCAGTTATTGGCTCGGGGTGCAAGTTTCGCCTATGTTCCTCGCAGTTGGTGTTGGATTAACGGTTTTTGCGGTTGATTTGCTACACCAATCTACTGGCCGTCGGATGGCAACTTGGCGGGCTCTCTATGCCAGTGGGGCGGATTTCCTCTGGGTGTTGGGTAGTGTGATGCTTCTGGGCCTGTTTCCGGATGTTCTTTCTCGATCAGGACAGATCTGGGTCATGGCCGTGGCTGGGGTTGTTTTGATGTTGGGCCTTTGGCAGGTTTGGGCGATCGCCAAGGCACACCAAGTTCAGGGCAAGGCGCAATATCGACATTGCATCCTGGTTGAAACCAATGCTCCAGCCGATGTAATGTGGCAAGTTGTGAGTAGGCTTGGAGCCATCAAAAACTATATGCCTTCTCTAAAGAATTCTGTGATTTTAGATGGGCGATCGCCTGGAATTGGGGCAGTGCGGATGTGTGAAGATCACACAGGCAAAAGGTGGTCGGAGCAATGTACTGAGTTTAATGATGGTCGTGGCTTTAAGGTTCGGTTTTTATCAGAAGAACCAGATTTTCCCTTTCCAGCAAAAAC includes the following:
- a CDS encoding thioredoxin domain-containing protein → MSEALSTSTILGKGLNDLTQLQQVSENPILVKFVAPHCPSCETLAPVLEKLVTDYAGKLHLVTIDMTEDPEFAMELGVRSAPTVVVFKQSIVVERIVGLKPKKVYADAVQKMLSA
- a CDS encoding SRPBCC family protein, giving the protein MFLAVGVGLTVFAVDLLHQSTGRRMATWRALYASGADFLWVLGSVMLLGLFPDVLSRSGQIWVMAVAGVVLMLGLWQVWAIAKAHQVQGKAQYRHCILVETNAPADVMWQVVSRLGAIKNYMPSLKNSVILDGRSPGIGAVRMCEDHTGKRWSEQCTEFNDGRGFKVRFLSEEPDFPFPAKTMQGGWEVFPTRHGSQVRVWWELVPKQKWLTPIVLPLLAFQADRDFPTIIQRMASDALEQSPTLVPQARGYAIARLLQQFC